One stretch of Musicola paradisiaca NCPPB 2511 DNA includes these proteins:
- a CDS encoding flagellar basal body L-ring protein FlgH — protein sequence MKDQRRRREVAGRSVLLVSAAIALAGCAYMPHKNLVEGDTTAQPAPAVMYATNGSIFQTVQPMNYGYQPLFEDRRPRNVGDILTITLQENVSASKSSTASASRDGSATSTVTTAPRMLQGLFGNQRADLDAAGTNDFTGKGGATASNTFTGTITVTVREVLSNGNLKVVGEKQIAINQGAEYIRFSGVVNPRTITGTNSVVSTQVADARIEYVGKGYINEAQEMGWLQRFFLNVAPF from the coding sequence ATGAAGGATCAACGCAGGAGAAGGGAGGTGGCCGGCCGATCAGTATTGCTGGTTTCGGCGGCCATCGCGCTTGCCGGGTGTGCATATATGCCGCACAAAAACCTGGTTGAGGGCGACACAACCGCGCAGCCCGCCCCGGCCGTTATGTATGCCACCAATGGTTCTATTTTTCAGACTGTCCAGCCGATGAATTATGGCTACCAGCCATTGTTTGAGGATCGCCGTCCTCGCAATGTGGGGGATATTCTTACCATCACGTTGCAGGAAAATGTGAGTGCCAGTAAGAGTTCGACCGCCAGTGCCTCACGGGATGGTTCAGCAACCAGCACCGTGACGACGGCTCCCAGAATGTTGCAAGGGCTGTTTGGTAATCAACGCGCCGATTTGGATGCCGCAGGTACAAATGACTTTACCGGCAAAGGGGGCGCTACGGCGAGCAACACTTTTACCGGCACGATTACCGTGACGGTCAGAGAGGTGTTAAGCAACGGCAACCTGAAAGTTGTCGGGGAAAAGCAGATAGCCATCAATCAGGGAGCGGAATATATCCGTTTTTCTGGCGTGGTTAATCCTCGCACGATTACCGGAACGAACTCGGTTGTTTCCACTCAAGTTGCTGATGCCCGTATCGAATATGTTGGTAAAGGTTATATCAATGAAGCTCAGGAAATGGGGTGGTTGCAGCGCTTCTTCCTGAACGTTGCACCATTTTAA
- the flgJ gene encoding flagellar assembly peptidoglycan hydrolase FlgJ, whose protein sequence is MIPLDKSVDQQASAAYDVKSLNKLRNDAGKSDPAALKKVAQQVEGLFVNMMLKSMRSALPQDGIMDSQQTRMFTSMYDQQISQDLSAKGLGLADMMVKQLGKNFKGEVGDDVGKTAMPLTSDDFSPTALTPALAGELMRRSGQSSDREGDGREYSELPPVSANFTDRLSIPSMIASLKTGIPHYLIMAQAALESGWGKKEIMTSEGKTSHNLFGVKAGNSWDGKVTEIWTTEFENGRSYRVKEKFRVYDSYLESINDYISLLTNNSRYKDVVNAGNAEEAAYALQRAGYATDPRYGDKLVQIIGQIKNVSQKAVKAYTHDISGLF, encoded by the coding sequence ATGATTCCGCTTGATAAATCCGTCGACCAGCAAGCATCTGCAGCGTATGACGTAAAGTCGTTGAATAAGCTGCGTAATGACGCGGGGAAAAGTGACCCCGCAGCATTAAAAAAGGTTGCACAGCAGGTTGAAGGGCTATTTGTCAACATGATGCTGAAGAGTATGCGATCCGCATTACCTCAGGATGGAATCATGGATAGTCAGCAAACCCGCATGTTTACCAGCATGTACGATCAGCAGATATCGCAGGACTTGTCTGCCAAAGGTCTGGGGCTTGCCGATATGATGGTGAAGCAGTTGGGGAAAAATTTTAAGGGAGAAGTAGGCGATGATGTCGGTAAAACGGCAATGCCGCTGACATCGGATGATTTTTCCCCAACGGCACTAACGCCTGCATTGGCAGGCGAGTTGATGCGCCGCTCTGGCCAATCGTCAGATCGTGAAGGTGATGGCCGCGAATATTCAGAACTTCCCCCGGTATCGGCCAATTTTACCGATAGACTTTCGATTCCTTCCATGATTGCAAGCCTGAAAACCGGTATCCCACATTATCTCATTATGGCTCAGGCTGCGCTGGAGTCCGGGTGGGGGAAAAAAGAGATCATGACGTCAGAGGGGAAAACCAGTCACAATCTGTTTGGTGTTAAAGCGGGAAACAGTTGGGATGGGAAAGTCACGGAGATATGGACGACGGAGTTCGAGAATGGGCGTTCGTATCGGGTAAAAGAAAAATTTCGAGTATATGATTCCTACCTTGAATCTATTAATGACTATATTTCTCTGCTGACCAATAACTCGCGTTATAAAGATGTAGTCAATGCAGGTAATGCCGAAGAGGCTGCCTATGCTTTACAACGTGCCGGTTATGCTACTGATCCGCGGTATGGCGATAAACTGGTTCAAATCATCGGGCAGATCAAAAACGTTTCTCAAAAAGCAGTCAAAGCGTATACCCACGATATAAGCGGCTTATTTTGA